The genome window TGCCCTTTCCTTCTAGTCTCCCTTCTAGTCTCCCTTCTAGTCTCCCTTCTCCGCACGCCGCACAAGGCAGGCACCGCTGGGTTTGGCTCGCTTGTGGCTTCTTTGCATCTCTCGGCCTTTCTGCTTGATACCCTATTTGCCTTTACCATCTGGCCTCGCCCTGACCACAACTACGTAAACCGTTTCACTGCACACCACCTCCACGccacacaccacaccacacaccacaccacaccacaccacacaccacaccacaccacacaccacaccacaccacacatCATGGCCACCCCCGCTGCAACCAAACGCCTCACCAAGGAGTACGCCGCCATCGCAAAGTCGCCGCCGCCCTACATCGTCGCCCACCCCTCCGAGAACAACATCCTCGAGTGGCACTACATCCTCACCGGGCCCCCCGAAACCCCCTACGAAGGCGGCCAGTACTGGGGCACCCTCATGTTCCCGCCCGACTACCCCTTCGCCCCGCCCGCTATCCGCATGCACACGCCCTCCGGCCGCTTCCAGCCCAGCACACGCCTGTGCCTCAGCATATCCGACTTCCACCCAAAGAGCTTCAACCCCGCCTGGGAAGTCAGCACCATCCTCACCGGCCTGCTGAGCTTCATGACAAGCGAGGAGATGACCACGGGAAGCGTGCGCGCCAGTGAGAATGAGCGCAAGTTGTTCGCGCACCGCTCTCGCTGGTGGAACAGCACAGGCGGCGGATCCAGGCAGAGCAGCACACCGAGCGCAAACTCGCGCGGCATTGGAGCTATCAAGGCGGGTGACGGCGGCGCCAAGTTCCGCCTAGAGTGGCCTGAGGTGGACGAGGAGAATCTGAAGTGGATGCAAGAGAAGAACATCGACACTGCCACGGGTCTGCCACGTCCTGCACACTCAACCGCACAAGCACACTGTCCGCCCGAGGTCGCTGGGCTGCGGCGGAGGCCCAACGGGAGCGCGTCAACGGTAATACAGGACGCGCAGATTGCGAGGGAGGCTGGCCAGGGATATGTGAGCAGGAACAAGTGGAAGCTCATCTTCGGCGCCATCGTGACCTACATTATGGTTGCGCGCGTCTTGGGCGATGGGGCTGTTGCTGCATCTGCTTAGCGCACGTACAACCCTCGACAAGGCACCAGATACGGCGAGGTATAGCATAGTCGCGGCGTTTTTGGCATCAGGCTCATATTCATGGATTTGGTGTACATGCTTCTTTCACCACAAACACATCTGCTTTACGCGGTACTAGACCGATTGGATAGCAGCTATGAGAAATCTACAATCTCCTGACACTGactcttttcttcttcttcaacCAACGCAAGTAAATCACATTCTGTGCACAATCACCTTGGAAGAAGTCAGCGCGAAGAGAGCCAGCGCGACGAAAAGCGCACTCATTGCCTCTTGTTGATTCTATATCAAATACCCAAACCCGCGCATGCCCACCCCGAGACACTCACTTCAGTCCCCAAAGCATCCCAGCGTGGCTGGAGATTGGGGGTGACGTTGGGATTGGGATTGGGATTGCGATTAGGATTGGGATTGGGATTGCGATTGGGATTGCGATTGCGATTGCGATTGCGATTGTAAAGGTAATTGACCGTGGTTGAGACTGCGATGCAGCATGTCATTCTCTATCTGGATTCTGGTCGTAGGCATTTGTAATGTTGCTCGGTGGGAGTATGGAGAGAGGTGCTAGTCGTCCGTCTGTGACGCACTGCTGCAACCATGTGACGAAAAGACTCAATGGACTTGCCTTCTGCTAGGAAAGCGTCAAAGAACTCCCTCGGAAAAGGCAGCATAGAAGAAGCGTTCTTGAAAGCTTCTCTGGAGGCTTTTCTGGAAGCTTTCTTGGAAGCATCCGAAGCGCTCTACTGCTTCTTGCTGAGCTTCTCGTTGATGCTCTCTTCGCTCGGCATCTGCGGCAACGGCGTGAGCCACTTGCGCTGGTTGTCGAAGCTGGACACGGCCTTGACAATGGAAATAAACACCTTGGAGTTGTCCTTGTCCACGCGGCCCTTGAACATGCCGATGAGCGCTTGGATGCCCATGCCCTGCGGTGGCAGCGAGTCGTAGATCTCCTTCGCCGAAGGCAGCTTGGGCGCGCTCGATGCAGGCGAGCCGGGCACAGGGCTGCCCGCACGACTAGTGCTTGCAGACGCGGTGGGCGAGCCGCTGCCGAGCACCACGTTGAGcttattcttcttcttcttcttgatgCGCGACGACTCGTTGCCAGAGGCCTCGGACATCTCCGAATTAGGACGCTTCTTCGACTTGAGCTTGTCGACGGGCTTGTGGTTCCCGGACGGGGTATTCGAGCCCATGGGAGTGTTGGTGCCCTTGCTTGAAGCGCCAGACGGCGC of Ascochyta rabiei chromosome 7, complete sequence contains these proteins:
- a CDS encoding E2 ubiquitin-conjugating enzyme; this encodes MATPAATKRLTKEYAAIAKSPPPYIVAHPSENNILEWHYILTGPPETPYEGGQYWGTLMFPPDYPFAPPAIRMHTPSGRFQPSTRLCLSISDFHPKSFNPAWEVSTILTGLLSFMTSEEMTTGSVRASENERKLFAHRSRWWNSTGGGSRQSSTPSANSRGIGAIKAGDGGAKFRLEWPEVDEENLKWMQEKNIDTATGLPRPAHSTAQAHCPPEVAGLRRRPNGSASTVIQDAQIAREAGQGYVSRNKWKLIFGAIVTYIMVARVLGDGAVAASA